In Burkholderia savannae, one genomic interval encodes:
- a CDS encoding substrate-binding domain-containing protein: MMLTASSTPAAGNRAARALRATAFAIALAGGAGAAHAAPLKIGMTFQELNNPYFVTMQKALNEAAASIGAQVIVTDAHHDVSKQVSDVEDMLQKKIDILLVNPTDSTGIQSAVAAAKKAGAVVVAVDANANGPVDSFVGSKNFDAGAMSCDYLAKAIGGSGEVAILDGIPVVPILERVRGCRAALAKFPNVKIVDVQNGKQERASALTVTENMIQARPLLKGIFSVNDGGSMGALSAIDASGRDIKLTSVDGAPEAIAAIQKPNSKFIETSAQFPRDQIRLAIGIGLAKKWGANVPKTIPVDVKLIDKDNAKSFSW; encoded by the coding sequence ATGATGCTTACCGCTTCCTCGACGCCGGCCGCCGGCAACCGGGCCGCGCGCGCGCTGCGCGCCACGGCGTTCGCAATCGCGCTCGCCGGCGGCGCGGGCGCCGCGCACGCGGCGCCGCTCAAGATCGGCATGACGTTCCAGGAGCTCAACAATCCGTACTTCGTGACGATGCAAAAGGCGCTCAACGAAGCGGCCGCGTCGATCGGCGCGCAGGTGATCGTCACCGACGCGCATCACGACGTCAGCAAGCAGGTGAGCGACGTCGAGGACATGCTGCAGAAGAAGATCGACATCCTGCTCGTGAATCCGACCGATTCGACGGGCATTCAGTCGGCCGTCGCAGCGGCGAAGAAGGCGGGCGCGGTCGTCGTCGCGGTCGACGCGAACGCGAACGGCCCGGTCGATTCGTTCGTCGGCTCGAAGAATTTCGACGCGGGCGCGATGTCGTGCGACTACCTCGCGAAGGCGATCGGCGGCAGCGGCGAGGTCGCGATCCTCGACGGCATTCCGGTCGTGCCGATCCTCGAGCGCGTGCGCGGCTGCCGCGCGGCGCTCGCGAAATTCCCGAACGTGAAGATCGTCGACGTGCAGAACGGCAAGCAGGAGCGCGCGAGCGCGCTCACCGTCACCGAGAACATGATCCAGGCGCGCCCGTTGCTGAAGGGCATCTTCAGCGTCAACGACGGCGGCTCGATGGGCGCGCTGTCCGCGATCGACGCGTCGGGCAGGGACATCAAGCTCACGAGCGTCGACGGCGCGCCCGAGGCGATCGCCGCGATACAGAAGCCGAACTCGAAGTTCATCGAAACGTCCGCGCAGTTTCCGCGCGACCAGATCCGCCTCGCGATCGGCATCGGGCTCGCGAAGAAGTGGGGCGCCAACGTGCCGAAGACGATTCCGGTCGACGTGAAGCTGATCGACAAGGACAACGCGAAGAGCTTCAGCTGGTGA
- a CDS encoding alcohol dehydrogenase catalytic domain-containing protein gives MTNRDNETRQMTAIVCHAPEDYRVERVAKPRARTRELVIRIGACGICASDCKCHSGAKMFWGGPSPWVKAPVIPGHEFFGYVEELGEGAAEHFGVALGDRVIAEQIVPCGKCRYCKSGEYWMCEVHHIFGFQREVADGGMAEYMRIPPNAIVHKIPLGISLEDAAIIEPLACAIHTVNRGDIQLDDVVVIAGAGPLGLMMTQVARLKTPKRLVVIDLVAERLALAREYGADVTIDPAREDALAIIRDLTGGYGCDVYIETTGVPAGVTQGMDLIRKLGRFVEFSVFGKDTTLDWSIIGDRKELDVRGAHLGPYCYPVAIDLLARGLVTSTGIVTHGFSLEEWDEAIRVANSLDSVKVLMKPRG, from the coding sequence ATGACGAATCGAGACAACGAAACCCGGCAGATGACGGCGATCGTCTGCCACGCCCCCGAGGACTACCGCGTCGAGCGCGTCGCGAAGCCGCGCGCGCGCACGCGCGAGCTCGTGATCCGCATCGGCGCGTGCGGGATCTGCGCGAGCGACTGCAAGTGCCATTCCGGCGCGAAGATGTTCTGGGGCGGCCCGAGCCCGTGGGTCAAGGCGCCCGTGATTCCCGGCCACGAGTTTTTCGGCTACGTCGAGGAACTGGGCGAGGGCGCGGCCGAGCACTTCGGCGTCGCGCTCGGCGATCGCGTGATCGCCGAGCAGATCGTGCCGTGCGGCAAGTGCCGCTATTGCAAGTCGGGCGAGTACTGGATGTGCGAGGTCCACCACATCTTCGGCTTTCAGCGCGAGGTAGCCGACGGCGGGATGGCCGAATACATGCGGATTCCGCCGAACGCGATCGTCCACAAGATCCCGCTCGGCATCTCGCTCGAGGATGCCGCGATCATCGAGCCGCTCGCGTGCGCGATCCACACCGTGAATCGCGGCGACATCCAGCTCGACGACGTCGTCGTGATCGCGGGCGCGGGGCCGCTCGGCCTGATGATGACGCAGGTCGCGAGGCTGAAGACGCCCAAGCGGCTCGTCGTGATCGATCTCGTCGCCGAGCGGCTCGCGCTCGCGCGCGAGTACGGCGCGGACGTGACGATCGATCCGGCGCGCGAGGATGCGCTCGCGATCATCCGCGACCTGACGGGCGGTTACGGCTGCGACGTCTACATCGAGACGACCGGCGTGCCCGCGGGCGTCACGCAAGGCATGGACCTCATCCGCAAGCTCGGCCGCTTCGTCGAGTTCTCGGTGTTCGGCAAGGACACGACGCTCGACTGGTCGATCATCGGCGATCGCAAGGAGCTCGACGTGCGCGGCGCGCATCTCGGCCCGTATTGCTATCCTGTCGCGATCGATCTGCTCGCGCGCGGGCTCGTCACGTCGACGGGCATCGTCACGCACGGCTTCTCGCTCGAAGAGTGGGACGAGGCGATCCGGGTCGCGAATTCGCTCGACTCGGTCAAGGTGCTGATGAAGCCGCGCGGCTGA
- a CDS encoding sugar ABC transporter ATP-binding protein — MVSERSDEADGMDEAMDEAGDARRAAAAGALARTDGRRGAARASEDAMDTILALTGITKRFPGVVALRGIDLRVARGEIHALLGENGAGKSTLMKILCGIYEPDEGTITIDGAPRRFANYHDAIAAGVGIVFQEFSLIPDLNAVDNLFLGREWRNRLGLRDRARMRRAAADIFARLGVAIDLSAPVRELSVAQQQFVEIGKALSLDARILILDEPTATLTPAEAAHLFGVMRELKRQGVAMIFISHHLDEIFEVGDRITVLRDGQYVGTTECARIDVGALVEMMVGRRIDNTFAPKPRLARDAALVLEVDALQVREDGPVNRFALREGEILGFAGLVGSGRTSSALALIGAKPARVRQMRVRGRAVRLADPADALAAGIGILPESRKTEGLITAFSIRHNVAINNLGKHRSLRWFIDAGAETRATRELMKRLGVKAPTPETRVDTLSGGNQQKVVIARWLNHHTRILIFDEPTRGIDIGAKAEIYQLMRELTARGYSIVLISSELPEIVGMCDRVAVFRQGRIEAILDGDAIDPNTVMTYATSDVRGANHEHA, encoded by the coding sequence CTGGTGAGCGAGCGAAGCGACGAGGCCGACGGCATGGACGAAGCCATGGACGAAGCGGGCGACGCGCGCCGAGCCGCCGCGGCCGGCGCGCTCGCGCGGACGGACGGCAGGCGCGGCGCGGCGCGCGCGAGCGAGGATGCGATGGACACGATACTGGCGCTGACCGGCATCACGAAGCGGTTTCCGGGCGTCGTTGCGCTGCGGGGGATCGATCTGCGCGTCGCGCGCGGCGAAATTCACGCGCTGCTCGGCGAGAACGGCGCGGGCAAGTCGACGCTGATGAAGATCCTGTGCGGCATCTACGAGCCGGACGAAGGCACGATCACGATCGACGGCGCGCCGCGCCGCTTCGCGAACTATCACGACGCGATCGCGGCCGGCGTGGGCATCGTGTTCCAGGAGTTCAGCCTGATTCCGGATCTGAACGCGGTCGACAATCTGTTCCTCGGCCGCGAGTGGCGCAACCGGCTCGGGCTGCGAGACCGCGCGCGGATGCGCCGCGCGGCGGCGGACATTTTCGCGCGGCTCGGCGTCGCGATCGATCTGTCGGCGCCGGTGCGCGAGCTGTCGGTCGCGCAGCAGCAGTTCGTCGAGATCGGCAAGGCGCTGTCGCTCGACGCGCGGATTCTGATCCTCGACGAGCCGACCGCGACGCTCACGCCCGCCGAGGCCGCGCATCTGTTCGGCGTGATGCGCGAGCTCAAGCGCCAGGGCGTCGCGATGATCTTCATCTCGCATCATCTCGACGAGATCTTCGAGGTGGGCGACCGGATCACCGTGCTGCGCGACGGGCAGTACGTCGGCACGACGGAGTGCGCGCGCATCGACGTCGGCGCGCTCGTCGAGATGATGGTGGGCCGGCGGATCGACAACACCTTTGCGCCGAAGCCGCGCCTCGCGCGCGACGCCGCGCTCGTGCTCGAAGTCGACGCGCTGCAGGTGCGCGAGGACGGCCCCGTGAACCGCTTCGCGCTGCGCGAGGGCGAGATCCTCGGCTTCGCGGGCCTCGTCGGCTCGGGGCGCACGTCGAGCGCGCTCGCGCTGATCGGCGCGAAGCCCGCGCGCGTGCGGCAGATGCGCGTGCGCGGCCGCGCGGTGCGCTTGGCGGACCCCGCCGACGCGCTCGCCGCAGGCATCGGCATCCTGCCGGAGAGCCGCAAGACGGAAGGGCTCATCACCGCATTCTCGATCCGGCACAACGTGGCGATCAACAACCTCGGCAAGCACCGCAGCCTGCGCTGGTTCATCGACGCGGGAGCCGAGACGCGCGCGACGCGCGAGCTGATGAAGCGGCTCGGCGTGAAGGCGCCGACGCCCGAGACGCGCGTGGATACGCTCTCGGGCGGCAACCAGCAGAAGGTCGTGATCGCGCGCTGGCTGAACCACCACACGCGAATCCTGATCTTCGACGAGCCGACGCGCGGCATCGACATCGGCGCGAAGGCCGAGATCTATCAACTGATGCGCGAGCTGACCGCGCGCGGCTATTCGATCGTGCTGATCTCGAGCGAGCTGCCGGAGATCGTCGGGATGTGCGATCGCGTCGCGGTGTTCCGGCAGGGCCGCATCGAGGCGATCCTCGACGGCGACGCGATCGATCCGAACACGGTGATGACTTATGCGACTTCAGACGTACGCGGAGCGAATCATGAACATGCATGA
- a CDS encoding FGGY-family carbohydrate kinase, whose translation MECVIGVDIGTQSTKAILAGVDGAIVAQHAVAYRPDTPKPLWAEQWPAVWFDAVRECIARVAADARAAGIGAASIKALCVSSLYGGSGIPVDRDMRPLHPCLIWMDRRATDEVDWVRAHVDVERLGEITGNGVDSYYGYTKMLWLRHKRPDVWANVRYFVPPNAYVAYLLTGELAVDHSAAGNIGGVYDLGRRDWSDEALDMLGIPATMMPERLVDSDAAVGWLLARWADELGLAAGTPVIAGGADAAVATFAAGAARRGRHVAMIGTSMCWGYIAETTDARRGLVSMPHVFDGRRDLYVFGGAIAAGASVSWFREQFCHAEIEAARASPGGDAHRLLEAAAAQVSAGSDGVMFLPYLMGERSPVWDAKASGAFVGLSLYHTRAHLYRAVLEGVTYALRHNIAAGAAGALALDERLVVVGGAAHSDLWMQTVADITGYPVWTIAEDVEAAMGAALLAALGAGLVSRAAARRGWVTLAERARPDARRTALHDARFSLYAGLYPALKPFMHGLQTS comes from the coding sequence ATGGAATGCGTGATTGGTGTCGACATCGGCACCCAGAGCACGAAGGCGATCTTGGCCGGCGTCGACGGCGCGATCGTCGCGCAGCACGCCGTGGCGTACCGGCCGGACACGCCGAAACCGCTGTGGGCCGAGCAGTGGCCCGCCGTGTGGTTCGACGCGGTGCGCGAATGCATCGCGCGCGTGGCGGCCGACGCGCGCGCGGCGGGCATCGGCGCGGCGTCGATCAAGGCGCTTTGCGTGAGCAGCCTGTACGGCGGCTCGGGCATTCCGGTCGATCGCGACATGCGGCCGCTCCATCCGTGCCTCATCTGGATGGACCGGCGCGCGACCGACGAAGTCGACTGGGTGCGCGCGCACGTCGACGTCGAGCGGCTCGGCGAGATCACGGGCAACGGCGTCGACAGCTACTACGGCTACACGAAGATGCTTTGGCTGCGGCACAAGCGGCCCGACGTGTGGGCGAACGTCCGCTACTTCGTGCCGCCGAACGCGTACGTCGCGTATCTGCTGACGGGCGAGCTCGCGGTCGACCACAGCGCGGCGGGCAACATCGGCGGCGTCTACGATCTGGGCCGCCGCGATTGGTCCGACGAGGCGCTCGACATGCTCGGCATCCCGGCGACGATGATGCCGGAGCGGCTCGTCGATTCCGACGCGGCGGTGGGCTGGCTGCTCGCGCGATGGGCAGACGAGCTCGGCCTCGCGGCCGGCACGCCCGTCATCGCGGGCGGCGCCGACGCGGCCGTCGCGACGTTCGCGGCGGGCGCCGCGCGCCGAGGCCGGCACGTCGCGATGATCGGCACGAGCATGTGCTGGGGCTACATCGCCGAGACGACCGACGCGCGGCGCGGCCTCGTCAGCATGCCGCACGTGTTCGACGGCCGGCGCGACCTGTACGTGTTCGGCGGCGCGATCGCGGCGGGCGCGTCGGTGTCGTGGTTTCGCGAGCAGTTCTGCCACGCGGAGATCGAGGCCGCGCGCGCGAGCCCGGGCGGCGACGCACATCGCCTGCTCGAAGCCGCCGCCGCACAGGTGAGCGCGGGCAGCGACGGCGTGATGTTCCTGCCGTACCTGATGGGCGAGCGCAGCCCCGTGTGGGACGCGAAGGCGAGCGGCGCGTTCGTCGGCCTGTCGCTTTATCACACGCGCGCGCATCTGTATCGCGCGGTGCTCGAAGGCGTCACGTACGCGCTCAGGCACAACATCGCGGCGGGCGCGGCCGGCGCGCTCGCGCTCGACGAGCGGCTCGTCGTGGTCGGCGGCGCCGCGCATTCGGATCTATGGATGCAGACCGTCGCGGACATCACGGGCTACCCGGTGTGGACGATCGCCGAGGACGTCGAAGCCGCGATGGGCGCGGCGCTGCTCGCGGCGCTCGGCGCGGGGCTCGTGTCGCGCGCCGCCGCGCGGCGCGGCTGGGTCACGCTCGCCGAGCGCGCGCGCCCTGACGCGCGGCGCACGGCGCTTCACGACGCGCGCTTCTCGCTCTACGCCGGGCTCTACCCGGCGCTCAAGCCCTTCATGCACGGATTGCAGACATCATGA